The following are encoded together in the Janthinobacterium sp. Marseille genome:
- a CDS encoding DNA polymerase III subunit chi produces the protein MTRIDFHSNVPDKISYACRLARKARNANFQIVILAQDRAQLAQLDEKLWTFSEQDFLPHVMLDDALAAQTPILLTADSAMESPHTQILINLSDTSPTHFARFERMFEVISTEDADKSAGRDRYSFYKQRGYPLTHFVAEPT, from the coding sequence ATGACCCGTATCGACTTCCACAGCAACGTGCCCGACAAAATCAGCTATGCCTGCCGACTGGCGCGCAAGGCACGTAATGCGAATTTCCAGATCGTGATCCTGGCACAGGACCGGGCACAGCTGGCGCAGCTGGATGAAAAGCTATGGACCTTTTCCGAACAGGATTTCCTGCCGCACGTGATGCTGGACGATGCGCTGGCGGCGCAAACGCCGATACTGCTGACCGCAGACAGCGCGATGGAATCGCCACATACGCAAATCCTGATCAATCTGTCGGATACCTCGCCAACCCACTTCGCGCGTTTCGAGCGCATGTTTGAAGTCATTTCCACCGAAGACGCCGATAAATCGGCCGGACGCGACCGCTACAGTTTCTACAAGCAACGCGGTTACCCACTCACCCATTTTGTGGCGGAACCGACATGA